The DNA window CGGTGACCACCTGCACGCGCGCCGACGGGTTCGCGCGGTTCCGTGCCATCCAGGCGTCGAAGCTCGCCCGGTCGTCGGGGTCCTTCGCCGTGAAGGCCGCTCGCGCGATGCCCTCCGGATCCCGCATCATCTCGAAGACGGCGTCGAGGTCGTCGTCGGCGATGTCGCGCAGTTCGATGTGGCCCACGTGCCCACGCTACCGATCACCCGCGACAGGCAGAACCCGTTCCTCCGGTCGGCCGGGATTCAGGATGCCGGATCCGGCACGTCCGCGCGGACGTACATGCCCAGCAGCACCTGCTCCGCCGCGACGGCATCGCGGATCTTCACCGCGTCGCGCAGCTCCGCGAAGCGATCCGCGAGAGCGGGGGTCGCGGAATCCGGGGTCTTCTGCTGGAGGTTCCGCTGCAGGGTGAGGCCCGCCTCCCGCATGACGGCGGCGAAGATGCCGTTGCGTGAGGCCCGGATGACCTGCTGGTAGAAGACGACCTGGGCGCCGAGCGTGGCCATCGCGTCACCGGACCGAGCTGCCGCCTCGAGGGCCTCCGCCAAGCCGATGAGCGTGCCGTGCGTCTCGTCGTCGCATCGCGAGAGGGCGAGGTGCAGTGCGTCGCCCACGATGAGCGCCATGAACTCGCGGGTCTCGTCGAACGCCGTCGCGGGGGGAGCGGTCACGCGGGTCCAGCGGTTGGCGGAGACCTCCACGAGCCCCATCCGCTCCAGTCGCTGCAGCGCCTCGCGGATCGGCGTGCGCGAGACGCCGAGCATCTGGGCGAGCTCGACGTCGCGCAGTCGATCGCCCGGGCGGAGCCTGCCCTCGAGGATCGCCTTTCCGAGCACGCGGAAGACCTCGTCGCCCAGGACTGCGCCTCGGGTGTCGAGCGGTTCGAAGGAAGTGTCCATGCTCATCGGCGTGGGAATTCTATGGCGCCATCGACGGATAGCCGTGAGGGGGCGCGCTGTACACCGATATATCACTAGAATCATGCTGTCGCGCTCAGCGTGACCTATCCGGGGGGATACATCGGCGCCCGGGTCCGTGCGCTC is part of the Microbacterium lemovicicum genome and encodes:
- a CDS encoding GntR family transcriptional regulator, which gives rise to MSMDTSFEPLDTRGAVLGDEVFRVLGKAILEGRLRPGDRLRDVELAQMLGVSRTPIREALQRLERMGLVEVSANRWTRVTAPPATAFDETREFMALIVGDALHLALSRCDDETHGTLIGLAEALEAAARSGDAMATLGAQVVFYQQVIRASRNGIFAAVMREAGLTLQRNLQQKTPDSATPALADRFAELRDAVKIRDAVAAEQVLLGMYVRADVPDPAS